A region of Haliotis asinina isolate JCU_RB_2024 chromosome 7, JCU_Hal_asi_v2, whole genome shotgun sequence DNA encodes the following proteins:
- the LOC137291824 gene encoding intraflagellar transport protein 52 homolog, giving the protein MAPTSEGMEDKNQRNIILVNASKRELFTLNNGLKSLNRKLRSSWKLVPNKDEISEDKLAQVRIFLIAGPREKFTAAEIAAMKKYLDSGGSILVMLGEGGETRFDTNINFLLEEFGIMVNSDAVVRTSYYKYFHPKEALISNGVLNRAVSQAAGKSLSYGGDDDANNAQALSFLYPYGATLNVVKPAVAVLSTGTVCFPLNRPVLALRTNKQTRGKMAVLGSVHMFHDQYIDKEENSKILDVLVQYLTTEDIKLNAIDAEDPEISDYNQLPEVAKLAEELKTCLQESDDIPRDITTLFDNSLFKLDTSLVPKAIKGYDQLGCKHEPLTLITPQFETPLPPLQPAVFPPNFKELNPPALELFDLDEQFSSEKVRIAQITNKCTDDDLEYYVRECGDILSVTSKLPADIRDAKHIIEYVFAQVVEFKKLNQDNDYNPVEFGGGADSYA; this is encoded by the exons ATGGCACCGACTTCAGAA GGTATGGAGGACAAGAATCAAAGGAACATCATTCTTGTCAATGCGTCGAAGAGGGAGTTGTTCACGCTCAATAATGGTCTAAAGTCACTCAACAGAAAGTTACGGTCTTCATGGAAATTGGTTCC gAATAAAGATGAAATCAGCGAAGACAAGTTGGCCCAAGTTAGGATATTTCTCATTGCAGGTCCAAGAGAAAAGTTTACAGCTGCGGAG ATTGCAGCCATGAAGAAGTATCTGGATAGTGGAGGAAGTATTTTAGTCATGTTAGGAGAAGGTGGAGAAACACGGTTTGACACAAACATCAACTTTCTTCTCGAGGAATTCGGGATCATGGTCAACAGTG ATGCTGTTGTTAGAACATCATACTACAAATATTTCCATCCTAAAGAAGCTTTAATATCAAATGGAGTTCTCAACAG AGCTGTGAGTCAGGCAGCAGGGAAGTCCTTGTCCTATGGTGGAGATGATGATGCTAACAACGCACA GGCTCTGTCGTTCTTATATCCGTATGGTGCTACCTTGAATGTAGTAAAGCCAGCTGTGGCCGTCCTGTCTACTGGTACTGTGTGTTTCCCTCTGAATAGGCCCGTCCTAGCTCTACGTACAAACAAG CAAACAAGAGGAAAGATGGCAGTCCTTGGGTCTGTCCACATGTTCCATGACCAGTACATAGACAAAGAGGAAAACAGTAAAATCCTG GATGTCCTTGTGCAGTATCTCACCACAGAGGACATCAAACTAAATGCTATAGATGCTGAGGACCCCGAG ATCAGTGACTACAACCAGCTCCCAGAAGTTGCAAAGCTGGCCGAGGAGCTGAAAACTTGTCTCCaggagagtgacgacattcctCGTGACATCACAACACTGTTTGATAACTCTCTCTTCAAACTAGATACTAGTCTCGTACCAAAGGCAATCAA AGGTTACGATCAGCTTGGATGTAAACATGAGCCACTGACTCTCATCACGCCCCAGTTTGAGACCCCTCTTCCGCCTCTACAACCAGCA GTGTTTCCTCCGAACTTCAAGGAGCTGAATCCCCCAGCACTGGAGCTGTTTGATCTGGACGAACAGTTCTCGTCTGAGAAAGTCCGAATTGCTCAGATCACCAACAAGT GTACTGACGATGATCTGGAGTATTATGTTCGAGAATGTGGAGACATTCTGTCCGTCACCAGCAAACTCCCTGCTGACATCAGAGATGCTAAACACATCATTGAATATGTCTTTGCACAAGTGGTAGAGTTCAAGAAACTCAATCAG